From a region of the Streptococcus ruminantium genome:
- a CDS encoding nitroreductase family protein: MSHFATLQENRRSIYALGKELPVSNEEVVALVEKAMKEAPSAFNSQSSRAVILFGAESDTFWNEIVYSELEKVTPAEAFEATKDRLAGFAAGAGTILFFEDQDVVKGLQENFPLYAENFPIWSEQAHGINLYAVWLAFAEKNMGMNVQHYNPLVDAQVTEKYGIPASWKLRAQAPFGSIVAPAADKDYIADGDRVKVFGN, translated from the coding sequence ATGTCACATTTTGCAACTCTACAAGAAAATCGTCGTTCGATCTATGCACTTGGTAAAGAATTGCCAGTATCAAATGAAGAAGTGGTAGCACTTGTTGAAAAAGCCATGAAGGAAGCACCATCAGCTTTCAACTCACAGTCAAGTCGAGCAGTTATTCTTTTTGGTGCTGAGTCGGATACTTTCTGGAATGAAATCGTCTATAGTGAATTAGAAAAGGTAACACCTGCAGAAGCATTTGAAGCAACGAAAGATCGCTTGGCTGGCTTTGCAGCTGGTGCTGGAACCATTTTATTCTTTGAGGACCAAGATGTGGTGAAAGGTTTACAGGAAAACTTCCCGCTTTATGCTGAAAATTTCCCAATCTGGTCTGAACAAGCTCACGGTATCAATTTATATGCAGTGTGGCTGGCGTTTGCAGAGAAGAATATGGGAATGAATGTGCAACATTATAATCCATTGGTTGATGCACAGGTCACTGAAAAATATGGGATTCCTGCAAGCTGGAAACTCCGTGCTCAGGCACCATTTGGTAGCATTGTTGCTCCAGCGGCAGATAAGGACTATATAGCAGATGGTGACCGTGTAAAAGTATTTGGCAACTAG
- a CDS encoding GlsB/YeaQ/YmgE family stress response membrane protein — MITSIIAGAIIGLIAGAITSSGDRRGCLGNIILGLAGSWIGQLLFGYWGPQLAGMALVPSVFGAILLIAIFGRSRSS, encoded by the coding sequence ATGATTACAAGTATTATCGCAGGTGCTATTATTGGTCTCATTGCTGGAGCTATTACTTCCTCAGGTGACCGCCGAGGTTGTTTGGGAAATATTATCCTAGGATTGGCGGGCTCTTGGATTGGACAATTACTATTTGGTTATTGGGGACCACAACTGGCAGGTATGGCTTTAGTGCCCTCTGTTTTTGGCGCCATATTATTGATAGCGATTTTTGGTCGAAGTCGCAGCAGTTAG
- a CDS encoding aminopeptidase, translating into MVLPHFKENLAKYAKLLVSTGINVQPGHTVQLTISVEQAELARLIVKEAYAYGAAEVLVNWQDDVIARERLVNVDVELLEQVHPQRITEMNYLLERKASRLVVLSDDPGAYDGVEPEKLSRNARALSQALNPMRQATQANKVSWTLGAASGLEWAKKVFPNATSDEEAVDLLWDQIFKTCRIYEEDPIKAWEEHEARLVAKAKVLNDEQFVKLHYTAPGTDLTLGMPKNHLWEAAGSINAQGEKFIANMPTEEVFTAPDYRVADGYVTSTKPLSYNGNIIEGIKVTFKDGEIVDVSAEKGDEVMKKLVFDNAGARGLGEVALVPDKSPISQSGVTFFNTLFDENASNHLAIGSAYAFSIEGGTEMSQEELKEAGLNRSDVHVDFMIGSNQMNIDGIRADGTRVPIFRDGEWAI; encoded by the coding sequence ATGGTATTACCTCATTTTAAAGAAAATCTAGCAAAATATGCAAAGCTCTTAGTATCGACTGGTATCAATGTACAACCGGGTCATACTGTTCAATTGACTATCAGTGTGGAACAGGCTGAATTAGCTCGTTTAATTGTGAAAGAAGCCTATGCCTACGGTGCAGCAGAAGTTCTTGTCAATTGGCAGGACGATGTTATTGCGCGTGAACGGTTGGTGAATGTTGATGTGGAATTATTGGAACAGGTACATCCACAGCGCATCACAGAGATGAACTACCTCTTGGAGCGTAAGGCTAGTCGTCTGGTTGTTTTGTCAGATGATCCAGGAGCCTACGATGGAGTTGAACCAGAAAAACTATCTCGCAACGCACGCGCTCTCAGTCAAGCCCTCAATCCGATGCGCCAGGCAACACAAGCCAATAAAGTCAGCTGGACTCTTGGTGCAGCTTCTGGGTTGGAATGGGCTAAGAAAGTCTTTCCTAATGCGACTTCTGATGAGGAAGCTGTAGACCTTCTTTGGGATCAAATCTTCAAGACATGCCGCATCTACGAAGAAGACCCAATCAAGGCTTGGGAAGAACATGAGGCACGTTTGGTGGCCAAGGCCAAAGTCCTCAACGACGAGCAGTTTGTTAAGCTTCACTACACTGCGCCGGGCACAGATTTGACCCTAGGTATGCCGAAAAACCACTTGTGGGAAGCAGCTGGCTCTATCAATGCCCAAGGTGAGAAATTTATTGCTAATATGCCGACAGAAGAAGTTTTTACAGCACCAGATTATCGTGTAGCGGATGGTTATGTCACTTCTACTAAGCCACTCAGCTATAACGGAAATATCATTGAAGGGATTAAGGTAACCTTTAAAGATGGTGAAATCGTTGACGTATCGGCTGAAAAAGGTGATGAAGTCATGAAAAAATTAGTTTTTGATAACGCTGGTGCACGTGGTCTTGGTGAAGTAGCTCTTGTACCTGATAAGAGTCCAATCTCTCAGTCAGGCGTGACTTTCTTCAATACCCTCTTTGATGAAAATGCTTCAAATCACTTAGCAATCGGCTCTGCTTATGCTTTCTCTATTGAAGGTGGTACAGAAATGAGTCAAGAAGAGTTGAAAGAAGCAGGACTCAACCGCTCAGATGTCCACGTGGACTTTATGATCGGCTCAAATCAGATGAATATTGATGGTATCCGTGCAGACGGTACTCGTGTACCAATTTTCCGTGATGGTGAATGGGCTATCTAA